One genomic segment of Agromyces intestinalis includes these proteins:
- a CDS encoding PspA/IM30 family protein, which yields MTKQSIFGRISQLVRANVNALIDEAEDPQKMLDQMVRDYTNSIADAEAAIAETIGNLRLLEDDHREDVAAATEWGQKAIAASRKADELRSAGNTADADKFDNLAKVALGRQISAENEAKTAEPQIASQTEVVDKLKAGLNGMKEKLEQLKSKRSELIARAKTAQAQQQVHDAVKSVDILDPTSEISRFEDKIRREEAKARGQAELAASSLDAQFNELEDLGELTEVDARLAALKAGGAGQSAIGG from the coding sequence ATGACGAAGCAGTCCATCTTCGGACGTATCTCGCAACTCGTGCGGGCGAACGTCAACGCGCTCATCGATGAGGCCGAAGACCCCCAGAAGATGCTCGACCAGATGGTGCGCGACTACACCAACTCGATCGCCGACGCCGAGGCCGCGATCGCCGAGACGATCGGCAACCTGCGACTCCTCGAGGACGACCACCGCGAGGACGTCGCCGCAGCGACCGAGTGGGGTCAGAAGGCGATCGCGGCCAGCCGCAAGGCCGACGAGCTGCGCAGCGCCGGCAACACCGCCGACGCCGACAAGTTCGACAACCTCGCCAAGGTCGCGCTCGGCCGCCAGATCAGCGCCGAGAACGAGGCGAAGACGGCCGAGCCGCAGATCGCCTCGCAGACCGAGGTCGTCGACAAGCTGAAGGCCGGTCTCAACGGCATGAAGGAGAAGCTCGAGCAGCTGAAGAGCAAGCGCAGCGAGCTCATCGCCCGCGCGAAGACCGCGCAGGCGCAGCAGCAGGTGCACGATGCGGTGAAGTCGGTCGACATCCTCGACCCGACCAGCGAGATCAGCCGCTTCGAGGACAAGATCCGCCGCGAGGAGGCCAAGGCGCGCGGGCAGGCCGAGCTCGCCGCGTCGAGCCTCGACGCGCAGTTCAACGAGCTCGAGGATCTCGGCGAGCTCACCGAGGTCGACGCGCGGCTCGCCGCGCTGAAGGCCGGCGGCGCGGGCCAGTCCGCGATCGGCGGCTGA
- a CDS encoding TPM domain-containing protein — protein sequence MAALVIGTVLWAATPAAAEDPVEFGSSPIVDTVGALDDRADEVEQAIDDAADRSGRQLFVAYVSEFTNPDSPDPWADDTAIANGMGAEDYLLAVAVDGRMYSLSVDDRASIGDDELARIRADVETQLRAGNWADAAIVAANGLGGDTGGGFPWGLVWFLLAAAAIVVVIIIVLARRRKRGGSAGGGAPAGPPPVSLEELRRQAGTALVGIDDAVRTSEDELGFAVASYGDEATEPFRAALEDAKAKVAEAFTLQQKLDDAEPDTDEQRREWYGRIIALAGEADASLDEQAERFDELRGLEQRAPAELERVRALAEQQRAAVPAIGERLAALGGVYAASALVTVADNPAQAASRVAFAQEAVDTAKTALDAGDTGRAAVAIRGAEEAVDQAKLLGEAVDRLGADLAQADQALAAGVADLDADVRTARSLDAANLGAIADATLAEASALRAALGQAGRDPIALGTRLKQANDAIDQAIGATRDAVERAARAAAELDRALLGARSQVDAAESYLTARRGAVGPEARTRLAEAARLTALAEQQRTADPAAALESARQAERLAAEASRLAQQDVGGFEGGFGGGFGGGFGGGTVNQGRGGGDMLGAVLGGIIINSMLGGGGGGGGGGGFGGLGGGGGSRRSSGGGFGGGFGGSGGGRRSTGSFGGSGTRGRRTGGGRF from the coding sequence GTGGCGGCTCTCGTGATCGGCACGGTGCTCTGGGCTGCAACGCCTGCCGCGGCGGAGGACCCCGTCGAGTTCGGATCCTCGCCGATCGTCGACACCGTCGGCGCGCTCGACGACCGTGCCGACGAGGTCGAGCAGGCCATCGACGACGCGGCCGACCGCAGCGGTCGACAGCTGTTCGTCGCGTACGTGTCGGAGTTCACCAACCCCGACTCCCCCGACCCGTGGGCCGACGACACCGCGATCGCGAACGGCATGGGCGCCGAAGACTATCTGCTCGCGGTCGCCGTCGACGGTCGCATGTACTCGCTCTCGGTCGACGACCGGGCGTCGATCGGCGACGACGAGCTCGCCCGCATCCGCGCCGACGTCGAGACGCAGCTCCGCGCCGGGAACTGGGCGGACGCCGCGATCGTCGCAGCGAACGGGCTCGGCGGCGACACCGGCGGTGGGTTCCCCTGGGGACTCGTCTGGTTCCTGCTCGCGGCGGCGGCGATCGTGGTGGTCATCATCATCGTGCTCGCGCGTCGGCGCAAACGCGGCGGATCGGCTGGCGGCGGCGCACCCGCCGGCCCTCCCCCGGTGTCGCTCGAGGAACTGCGCCGTCAGGCCGGAACCGCGCTCGTCGGAATCGACGACGCGGTGCGCACCAGCGAGGACGAGCTCGGCTTCGCCGTGGCCTCGTACGGCGACGAGGCCACCGAGCCGTTCCGAGCCGCCCTCGAGGACGCGAAGGCGAAGGTCGCCGAGGCGTTCACCCTGCAGCAGAAGCTCGACGACGCCGAGCCCGACACCGACGAGCAGCGACGGGAATGGTACGGGCGCATCATCGCGCTCGCGGGTGAGGCCGATGCCTCACTGGACGAGCAGGCCGAGCGATTCGACGAACTGCGCGGGCTCGAGCAACGCGCCCCCGCCGAACTCGAACGGGTGCGGGCGCTCGCCGAGCAGCAGCGGGCGGCGGTGCCGGCGATCGGCGAACGCCTCGCCGCCCTCGGCGGCGTGTACGCGGCATCCGCATTGGTCACTGTCGCCGACAACCCGGCGCAGGCCGCCTCGCGCGTCGCGTTCGCCCAGGAGGCCGTCGACACCGCGAAGACCGCGCTCGACGCGGGCGACACCGGTCGGGCGGCGGTCGCGATCCGCGGCGCCGAAGAGGCCGTCGACCAGGCGAAGCTGCTGGGCGAGGCGGTCGATCGGCTCGGCGCCGACCTCGCGCAGGCCGATCAGGCTCTCGCCGCCGGGGTCGCCGACCTCGACGCCGACGTGCGCACCGCCCGGTCCCTCGACGCGGCGAACCTCGGCGCGATCGCCGACGCGACGCTGGCCGAGGCATCCGCGCTGCGCGCCGCCCTCGGCCAGGCGGGCCGCGACCCGATCGCGCTCGGCACCCGACTGAAGCAGGCGAACGACGCTATCGACCAGGCCATCGGCGCGACCCGCGACGCGGTCGAGCGCGCCGCGCGTGCGGCCGCCGAACTCGACCGCGCGCTGCTCGGAGCCCGCAGCCAGGTCGACGCCGCCGAGTCGTACCTGACCGCTCGACGCGGCGCCGTCGGCCCCGAGGCGCGCACCCGACTCGCCGAGGCCGCCCGCCTCACGGCGCTCGCCGAGCAGCAGCGCACGGCCGATCCGGCCGCGGCCCTCGAGTCGGCGCGACAGGCCGAACGGCTCGCCGCCGAGGCGTCGCGGCTCGCCCAGCAGGATGTCGGCGGATTCGAAGGCGGATTCGGGGGCGGATTCGGCGGCGGATTCGGCGGCGGCACCGTGAACCAGGGCAGGGGCGGCGGCGACATGCTCGGCGCGGTGCTCGGCGGCATCATCATCAACTCGATGCTCGGCGGCGGAGGCGGGGGCGGGGGCGGAGGCGGCTTCGGCGGGCTCGGCGGCGGCGGCGGTTCGCGGCGCAGCTCGGGCGGCGGCTTCGGCGGCGGGTTCGGCGGCAGCGGCGGCGGGCGTCGCTCGACCGGCAGCTTCGGCGGCAGCGGCACACGCGGGCGACGCACCGGCGGCGGCAGGTTCTGA